The following are from one region of the Terriglobales bacterium genome:
- a CDS encoding PQQ-binding-like beta-propeller repeat protein, translating to MDRVVRNRNWFLPITALTSVLFLIPVLSAQNQSQEPVSKQWQIAGQNLGNTWSQPAEHSISPATVRNLSPKWVFTTGGDVSATPTVDEDAVYFPDWGGNLFAVKKESGRLIWSRKISDYDGVDGAISRVSPAVDGNQVIIGDILSSKAVHNGANVIAVDRQTGTLRWITQVETHPAAIITGSPVIFDGVVYIGVSSNEETLATNPAYPCCSFRGSIVALDEKTGVILWKTFDMPDNGGRADQYSGGAVWQPPAIDPKRGTLFIGTGNNYTVPADVIACQNATPTANCTAPDDFFDTALALDLKTGQVKWSKKLQSFDTWTVACITSSGPNPNCPVPSSPDFDLGGSGPNLVGNIVGFGQKSGIFWALNADDGNIVWSTPVGPGASLGGIEWGTATDGKRIYVAIANSDHLPYTLVPSGQQITWGAWSALDVATGKILWQTADPIAGSIDRGSVSVANGVMYAGSNSGQMYALDTTTGNVLWNFASGGTVIDGPSIVDGTLYWGSGYREILGTGNNKVYAFALGGEKDHGKPSE from the coding sequence ATGGACAGAGTAGTGAGGAATCGTAACTGGTTCTTGCCAATTACGGCGTTGACCAGCGTTCTTTTCTTGATCCCGGTACTAAGCGCGCAAAATCAATCACAGGAGCCCGTATCTAAGCAGTGGCAAATCGCCGGACAGAATCTTGGTAACACGTGGAGCCAGCCGGCAGAGCATTCAATAAGCCCTGCCACCGTCAGGAACCTCAGCCCAAAATGGGTATTCACAACCGGTGGAGATGTTTCTGCCACTCCTACCGTAGATGAGGATGCAGTCTACTTCCCGGATTGGGGCGGCAACCTGTTCGCAGTGAAGAAAGAAAGCGGCCGTCTCATCTGGTCTCGCAAGATCTCCGACTACGATGGCGTCGACGGAGCTATCTCTCGTGTTAGTCCTGCCGTGGATGGAAACCAGGTAATCATCGGGGACATTCTCAGTTCCAAAGCGGTTCACAACGGGGCGAATGTGATCGCGGTAGATAGGCAAACAGGAACCCTGCGGTGGATTACACAGGTCGAGACTCATCCGGCAGCAATCATTACTGGATCTCCGGTTATCTTCGATGGCGTTGTTTACATTGGCGTTTCTTCGAATGAAGAAACTCTGGCGACCAATCCCGCATATCCGTGTTGCAGCTTTCGCGGCAGCATAGTGGCGCTCGATGAGAAGACTGGTGTGATCCTTTGGAAGACCTTTGACATGCCCGACAACGGCGGGCGAGCGGACCAATACAGCGGTGGCGCGGTGTGGCAACCGCCGGCGATTGATCCTAAGCGCGGCACACTCTTCATCGGTACGGGAAACAACTACACCGTTCCCGCAGATGTCATCGCTTGCCAGAACGCGACTCCGACTGCGAACTGCACTGCGCCTGACGATTTCTTCGACACTGCTCTCGCGTTGGATTTAAAGACCGGGCAGGTTAAGTGGTCAAAAAAGCTGCAAAGCTTTGACACTTGGACAGTAGCCTGCATAACTTCTTCCGGTCCAAACCCGAATTGTCCTGTACCCAGCAGCCCGGATTTCGATCTCGGAGGATCAGGACCTAATCTGGTGGGCAACATTGTCGGTTTTGGTCAAAAGAGCGGCATCTTTTGGGCGCTCAATGCCGATGACGGCAACATCGTTTGGAGTACGCCAGTTGGTCCAGGCGCTTCGCTCGGAGGCATTGAGTGGGGTACCGCAACTGACGGTAAGCGCATTTATGTCGCGATCGCCAACAGCGATCATCTCCCTTACACCTTGGTGCCCTCGGGACAGCAGATTACGTGGGGAGCGTGGAGCGCACTTGATGTCGCCACTGGGAAGATCCTTTGGCAGACGGCAGATCCAATTGCCGGCAGCATTGACCGGGGTTCGGTAAGTGTTGCAAACGGGGTCATGTACGCGGGTTCTAATTCGGGACAGATGTATGCCCTCGACACGACAACTGGAAACGTCCTCTGGAATTTCGCCAGCGGAGGCACAGTCATCGATGGCCCATCTATCGTGGACGGCACCCTCTATTGGGGATCCGGGTACCGGGAAATCCTGGGAACCGGAAACAACAAAGTCTACGCGTTTGCTTTAGGCGGCGAAAAAGATCACGGCAAGCCCTCCGAGTGA
- a CDS encoding TIGR03118 family protein — MKSLLHVCASAALALITGSTCFGQHYTQTNLVSNTAGVAPVTDPQLINPWGVSRGSASPWWVSDEATGLSTLYNGAGAKQSLVVTIPPADPNNKNTPTGTPTGTIANGSQTDFLLAPGKPAAFIFSTIDGTIAAWNPTVAIAQGAAPPSTHAVTVAKTSDGSSYTGLTSAFVDGNRFLYAANFGKGRVDVYDSTFQPVALSKKNADGNSSNDDRTFSEKSFVDETLPGSYVPFNVQAIGNDIVVTYALHQEGSRFETDDPGLGFVDVYSSTGRLLQRLEHGDWLNAPWGVALAPLDFGRFSHDLLIGQFAGGGNSESSGFIAAYDLTTGKFDGLLQDASGKPLSINGIWSLSPGNVSPANSDAAAAPAAQIYFTAGPNHGSGGLFGYLTAVSTELTEGNSQ, encoded by the coding sequence ATGAAGTCGCTTTTGCACGTTTGCGCGAGTGCAGCATTGGCTCTAATTACGGGATCTACTTGCTTTGGGCAGCACTACACCCAAACGAATCTTGTTTCCAATACCGCTGGAGTCGCTCCCGTCACCGATCCTCAACTGATCAATCCTTGGGGTGTGTCCCGAGGCTCCGCCAGCCCATGGTGGGTTTCGGATGAAGCAACCGGGCTCAGCACTCTTTACAACGGAGCAGGCGCCAAGCAATCTCTGGTAGTCACCATCCCGCCGGCCGATCCGAATAATAAGAACACACCAACGGGTACCCCAACCGGCACCATCGCCAACGGCAGCCAAACAGATTTTTTGCTGGCCCCAGGAAAACCAGCCGCATTCATCTTTTCTACAATTGATGGCACCATTGCCGCATGGAACCCAACGGTAGCTATAGCCCAAGGAGCGGCACCGCCTTCGACACACGCTGTAACCGTGGCCAAGACCAGCGATGGTTCCAGCTACACCGGCCTGACCAGCGCTTTCGTTGATGGCAATCGCTTTCTCTACGCGGCCAATTTCGGCAAGGGACGCGTAGATGTTTATGACAGCACATTCCAGCCTGTAGCACTCTCGAAGAAGAACGCAGACGGAAATTCCTCCAATGACGATCGTACGTTTTCCGAAAAGTCTTTTGTGGATGAGACTCTGCCCGGCTCTTACGTGCCTTTCAACGTCCAAGCCATCGGCAACGATATTGTCGTTACCTACGCGCTCCATCAGGAAGGTTCCCGTTTTGAAACAGATGACCCGGGCTTAGGCTTTGTGGACGTCTACAGTTCCACAGGCCGTCTGTTACAGCGACTGGAACACGGTGATTGGCTGAACGCTCCCTGGGGTGTGGCTCTGGCTCCTCTGGATTTCGGACGCTTCAGTCACGATCTGCTCATTGGGCAATTCGCAGGTGGAGGAAACTCCGAGTCCAGTGGCTTCATTGCTGCGTACGATCTGACTACGGGTAAATTTGATGGACTGTTGCAGGATGCAAGCGGGAAGCCGCTGTCCATCAATGGCATCTGGTCCCTCAGCCCTGGGAATGTTAGTCCTGCTAACAGCGATGCGGCTGCCGCACCCGCCGCACAGATCTACTTTACCGCCGGGCCAAATCACGGTTCCGGAGGATTGTTTGGTTACTTGACCGCGGTTTCGACGGAGTTGACTGAGGGAAACTCCCAGTAA
- a CDS encoding carboxypeptidase regulatory-like domain-containing protein: MIIRASKSISYSVGICLMLALTAVFTFGQAISGDLVGTITDQSGAAVPNATVTASNTATGIKNTTRSNASGEYHFANLSVGIYDISANSAGFANSLVRNFNVELNKTSTANLVLSVAGGATSVEVTDTAPAIDTTTAQVQTTFEQKQTQDIPAAAIGLGVLNLSLLSSGVANTGGIGAGEGPSVGGQRPRNNNFTIEGVDNNNKSITGPLVFIPNDAIQNFTVLQNQFSPEFGHSSGGQFNSVVVNGTNTFHGRLYEYFQNRNLDAIDAATARNGNTSNPRYDQNRLGFQIGGPVIKNKVFFFSNFEYNPVANGISSQVCAPTAAGYATLAGIPTVSKNNLQVLQKFLPAGTVPDANNVACAGNTEPITSGTGTVNVPVALFPITGSTFTNQYYSTNSMDWNISDKDQVRGRYVYNKLDGLDAAAGLPAFFQTEPQRFHLFTLSEFHTFTPNLTNEFRLGYNRFSQIIPAGNFLFPGLDQFPNITIDSLTANIGPDPNAPQSTVQNTYQAVENLSWVKGKHNFKFGVEGRKYISPQSFTQRQRGDYEYGSLDVFLRDLSPDQFGERSTGNFFYYGDQSAIYAYGNDTWRVTKNLSLNLGLRYEFTSVPTGERTQALNSAASVPGLINFQEPQPQYGNFAPRLGFAYSPGDSGNTSIRGGFGIAYDVLYDNLGTLSFPPQFSGTQDVNTNVSSPNFLANGGLPPGTGGLQTFPTVQAQRAGTAAFVPNQQLPYSEEWNLGIQHVFGKSYTVEVRYLGSRGIHLPVQDRINRQAVVGPDNFLPTFNDPATVPSQAQLNTMKTLDQVQAFRSSFVPGFEAAGFSSNITAFEPFGSSIYHGLATSVSRRFEHGLEFNVAYTWSHLIDDSTADVFSTVLTPRRPQDGQNVAADRSTSALDRRQRLTISTIYDLPFFKQSNWLMKNVVGNWEIAPIYTFESPEYATVQSATDANLAGDTFTDRAIFNPLGVSGVGSGVSPLTNSQGQVVAYVANNPNAQYIVAGVGALTNTSRNTLALPRTNNWDLSLVKRVSFNDRMSFEFLAQAFNVFNHSQYLPGSINQINAVSLIGKPLDFTTTATRNFLTPSSPTFDKPNLVFPNNARTMQLGAKFIF; encoded by the coding sequence ATGATTATAAGAGCAAGTAAGAGTATAAGCTATTCCGTCGGTATCTGCCTGATGCTGGCGCTTACAGCTGTATTCACCTTCGGGCAAGCTATAAGCGGAGATCTTGTCGGCACGATTACTGACCAGAGCGGCGCCGCCGTTCCTAACGCTACCGTCACAGCCTCGAACACAGCAACGGGAATTAAAAATACAACGCGAAGTAATGCAAGCGGAGAGTACCACTTTGCTAATCTCTCAGTGGGTATTTATGACATTTCAGCGAATAGCGCCGGATTCGCCAACTCCTTGGTGCGCAATTTCAACGTTGAACTAAACAAGACTTCTACGGCAAACCTCGTGCTGAGTGTTGCCGGAGGGGCGACAAGCGTAGAAGTCACAGACACTGCTCCGGCAATCGATACGACCACTGCGCAGGTGCAGACCACTTTCGAGCAGAAACAGACTCAGGATATCCCTGCCGCTGCGATTGGCCTGGGAGTACTCAACCTCTCGCTGCTCAGCTCAGGAGTGGCCAACACGGGCGGCATCGGCGCTGGCGAAGGGCCTTCTGTAGGAGGTCAACGGCCGCGCAACAATAACTTCACCATCGAAGGCGTCGATAACAATAACAAATCGATCACCGGACCATTAGTCTTCATTCCGAACGATGCAATTCAGAATTTTACTGTATTGCAAAATCAATTCAGCCCTGAGTTTGGCCATTCGTCTGGCGGACAGTTTAATAGTGTCGTTGTTAACGGCACTAACACTTTTCACGGTCGCCTCTACGAATACTTTCAGAATCGTAATTTGGATGCAATCGACGCCGCCACGGCCAGAAACGGAAATACCTCAAATCCACGATACGATCAAAATCGTCTCGGCTTCCAGATTGGCGGGCCGGTCATTAAGAACAAGGTCTTCTTCTTTTCTAACTTTGAATACAATCCTGTCGCCAATGGCATTTCGTCGCAGGTTTGCGCGCCAACGGCGGCCGGATATGCAACCCTAGCCGGCATTCCTACTGTCTCGAAAAACAACCTCCAGGTACTTCAGAAGTTCCTTCCTGCCGGCACCGTTCCTGACGCGAATAACGTCGCTTGTGCCGGCAACACGGAACCGATTACGTCAGGTACGGGCACGGTGAACGTACCGGTCGCGCTGTTTCCTATTACGGGAAGCACCTTCACCAATCAGTATTACTCGACCAACAGCATGGACTGGAACATCTCCGACAAGGATCAGGTTCGCGGCCGTTATGTATACAACAAACTCGATGGTCTTGACGCCGCTGCCGGCCTCCCGGCGTTCTTCCAGACCGAGCCGCAACGCTTTCACCTTTTTACTTTGAGCGAATTTCACACGTTCACTCCCAACCTCACCAACGAGTTTCGTCTGGGTTACAACCGTTTCTCCCAGATCATTCCTGCCGGAAACTTCTTATTTCCTGGCCTGGACCAATTCCCTAATATCACTATCGATTCTTTGACTGCGAACATAGGGCCGGATCCCAACGCACCCCAGAGTACGGTACAGAACACTTATCAAGCGGTTGAGAATTTGAGCTGGGTGAAGGGAAAGCACAACTTCAAATTCGGAGTTGAAGGTCGTAAATACATCTCGCCTCAGTCGTTCACACAGCGCCAGAGAGGTGACTACGAATATGGCAGCCTCGATGTTTTCCTGCGCGATCTGAGTCCAGACCAGTTCGGTGAGCGCAGCACCGGAAACTTCTTTTACTATGGCGATCAAAGCGCGATTTACGCCTATGGCAACGACACATGGCGCGTGACCAAGAATCTTTCTCTGAATTTAGGACTGCGTTACGAATTTACGTCGGTGCCCACAGGCGAGAGGACGCAGGCCTTGAATTCCGCCGCCAGTGTCCCAGGACTAATCAACTTCCAAGAGCCACAACCGCAGTATGGCAACTTCGCTCCCCGTCTTGGCTTTGCCTATTCGCCCGGCGATAGTGGGAATACCTCCATCCGGGGCGGTTTTGGTATCGCCTACGACGTACTCTACGACAACTTAGGTACCCTCTCGTTCCCGCCCCAGTTCAGCGGCACGCAGGATGTAAATACGAACGTATCTTCCCCAAATTTTCTGGCTAATGGTGGTTTGCCGCCTGGCACAGGAGGGCTGCAGACGTTTCCTACCGTCCAGGCACAGCGCGCCGGTACTGCCGCATTCGTTCCCAACCAGCAACTGCCGTACTCTGAGGAGTGGAACCTGGGCATTCAACATGTTTTTGGTAAGTCCTACACCGTTGAAGTCCGATACCTGGGAAGTCGGGGCATTCACCTTCCAGTTCAAGACCGCATCAATCGTCAAGCCGTGGTTGGACCGGACAATTTTCTTCCCACGTTCAATGATCCCGCCACGGTTCCGTCTCAGGCACAGCTAAACACAATGAAGACCCTCGACCAGGTGCAGGCATTCAGGTCCAGCTTTGTGCCTGGGTTTGAGGCGGCGGGTTTTAGCAGTAACATCACGGCGTTCGAGCCCTTTGGGAGTTCGATCTACCATGGCTTGGCCACGTCGGTCAGCCGTCGCTTCGAGCACGGCTTGGAATTCAATGTGGCGTACACCTGGAGTCATCTGATCGACGACAGCACCGCGGACGTGTTTTCCACTGTGCTCACACCGCGCCGTCCGCAAGACGGCCAGAATGTCGCGGCGGATCGAAGTACTTCGGCCCTCGACCGCAGGCAACGGCTCACCATCAGCACGATCTACGATCTCCCGTTCTTCAAGCAATCCAACTGGCTTATGAAAAATGTCGTCGGCAACTGGGAGATCGCGCCCATCTATACCTTTGAATCTCCGGAATACGCAACGGTCCAGAGCGCAACGGACGCCAATCTGGCGGGTGACACTTTCACCGATCGTGCGATATTTAATCCCCTGGGCGTATCCGGGGTTGGAAGCGGCGTGAGTCCCCTGACGAACTCACAGGGCCAGGTCGTGGCTTATGTCGCGAATAACCCCAACGCTCAATACATAGTGGCAGGTGTCGGTGCGTTGACCAATACATCGAGAAATACTCTCGCGCTGCCGCGTACTAATAACTGGGACCTGTCGCTTGTGAAGCGCGTTAGTTTCAACGATAGGATGTCCTTTGAGTTTCTAGCCCAAGCCTTCAACGTGTTCAATCACTCTCAATATCTACCCGGCTCCATTAATCAAATCAATGCCGTAAGCCTGATTGGCAAGCCGCTGGACTTTACGACTACTGCCACTCGCAACTTTCTGACGCCAAGTTCGCCGACGTTCGACAAACCAAATCTGGTCTTTCCAAACAACGCTCGGACTATGCAGCTTGGAGCGAAATTCATTTTCTGA